A single region of the Actinoplanes sp. SE50/110 genome encodes:
- a CDS encoding PfkB family carbohydrate kinase codes for MRIMSDGRVMVFAPAPQLTVTIEQHHDEPELHVHPGGQGIWQTRMITSLGAQVTLCTAAGGEVGRVLAPLMAELPGVTMRLVGREHGTGWYVHDRRSGSRQEIAERPGVPLSRHELDELYNLTLAEGLRAGIAILSGPAHPSVIKPEVYGRLAADLRSNGCRVIADLCGRYLEEVLAAGLNVVKISHEELIKDGLAADGSTRELMNALMKINTDGAEAVLVSRADEGALALIDDEIYAVTLPRLTAAEHRGAGDSMTAGVAATLASGGTLTDAVRTGAAAGALNVTRHGLGTGHVDAVRVLTERVRLTPIKKAS; via the coding sequence ATGCGAATCATGAGTGACGGCCGGGTCATGGTCTTCGCGCCGGCCCCACAGCTGACGGTGACCATCGAGCAACACCACGACGAGCCGGAATTGCATGTGCACCCGGGTGGCCAGGGCATCTGGCAGACCCGGATGATCACGTCGCTGGGTGCCCAGGTGACGCTCTGCACCGCGGCCGGCGGCGAGGTCGGCCGGGTGCTGGCCCCGCTGATGGCGGAGCTGCCCGGGGTGACCATGCGACTGGTCGGCCGCGAGCACGGCACCGGGTGGTATGTGCACGACCGCCGCAGCGGCAGCCGCCAGGAGATCGCCGAGCGTCCCGGCGTGCCGCTCTCCCGCCACGAGCTGGACGAGCTCTACAACCTCACCCTGGCCGAGGGCCTGCGGGCCGGCATCGCGATCCTCAGCGGCCCCGCGCACCCTTCGGTGATCAAGCCCGAGGTGTACGGGCGGCTCGCCGCCGACCTGCGGTCCAACGGCTGCCGGGTGATCGCCGACCTGTGCGGCCGGTACCTGGAGGAGGTGCTCGCCGCCGGCCTCAACGTCGTCAAGATCAGCCATGAGGAGCTGATCAAGGACGGGCTGGCCGCCGACGGCTCCACCCGCGAGCTGATGAACGCGCTCATGAAGATCAACACCGACGGGGCCGAGGCGGTGCTGGTCTCCCGCGCCGACGAGGGTGCCCTGGCCCTGATCGACGACGAGATCTACGCGGTCACCCTGCCCCGGCTGACCGCGGCCGAGCACCGCGGCGCCGGCGACTCGATGACCGCCGGGGTGGCCGCCACCCTGGCCTCCGGCGGCACGCTGACCGACGCGGTCCGCACCGGCGCCGCCGCCGGCGCCCTCAACGTCACCCGGCACGGCCTCGGCACCGGGCACGTCGACGCCGTCCGGGTCCTCACCGAACGAGTCCGGCTGACCCCGATCAAGAAGGCATCATGA